A DNA window from Anoplolepis gracilipes chromosome 13, ASM4749672v1, whole genome shotgun sequence contains the following coding sequences:
- the LOC140672764 gene encoding ATP synthase subunit d, mitochondrial, whose product MSRRAIKAVNWAALAERIPETEKTAFAAFKAKSDQHLQRMTANPEAPPKIDWAYYKKNIAVAGLAEKFQKEYESLSVPYPADKYTSQIETQEKELLTHIQQFTNESNERIVNSNKEIERVKSLLPFSEMTMEDFQESYPDMAINPDKPTVWPHIPEYQPENEAGRPSHH is encoded by the exons ATGTCACGCAGGGCGATTAAAGCTGTTAATTGGGCGGCACTCGCCGAAAGAATTCCGGAGACGGAAAAAACCGCATTCGCCGCCTTCAAAGCCAAGTCTGATCAGCATCTGCAACG AATGACCGCAAACCCAGAGGCACCTCCAAAAATTGATTGGgcatattacaagaaaaatattgctgTAGCCGGATTAGCCGAAAAGTTTCAGAAGGAATACGAATCCCTTTCGGTGCCATATCCAGCAGATAAATATACTTCGCAAATTGAGACTCAAGAAAAGGAATTG TTAACGCATATCCAACAATTTACCAACGAGTCAAACGAACGCATTGTCAATTCCAACAAGGAAATCGAAAGAGTAAAGAGCTTATTACCATTCTCTGAAATGACAATGGAAGATTTCCAAGAGAGCTATCCGGATATGGCTATAAATCCTGACAAACCGACAGTTTGGCCGCACATACCCGAGTATCAACCAGAGAACGAGGCAGGACGACCGTCGCATCATTAA
- the LOC140672543 gene encoding uncharacterized protein — MPKKGTRHVREPGNTRSVRQQQQQQHGSCIALPGTTTTTTTTIVPEIVAEHFRSVHIGVTNGKRWQSLKERLGLSTDEDVAVYLLDLADSVATVTRQDGKCNGAENWKTRGSDQGKDDDEEAVKIEAADEEEEKEEPVRRSSRKQDPVSNAVEIHSSAGTISESVSSHVLNDAIKLHVRRSSRSKHHKNKTKHHKDKRKKRRHSKNGTEDGAPIGLNASECTNENTLDVQNCTSLESKDLDNCETTVVSELDTKLKLDVSFGINTKDVESVTTKTEHIDNVRFINDVNNTTNNDVRCDGKEAIEVAGESAKDTSEDDRITVAKLHFNDAAASSSLPKRECKAEDLNEDVEYLLNPVSNINDTVEAQAADALEKTSKSQNKTSAARYAESQGYEDATFYDASQKDDESKDAEDRKQKKKRKRPRHDQQVGKNSAKGTSENNAPGETAVFKHRRKKHKHTNEHKTKKHHDVRKAPQDGIVQEEAQDGYTPEVELPSSTVGPGKIADSTDGVISEPQRLAIKIKLCQECEVPHLQDVCPFTEPLHTIVDAIMYEEWLNKHKQNTEVMKVVKSEDPMSEGYGRLADDGFESDDDPLATSECKTKSKVQREEKQLLVDADRPLYARDSLPDCLELKIANSDHGLSIYAKNSIPIRAKLGPLVGTSVKEMDIPDDFSMRHIWEIDNNGKSVYISTTDPLKSNWIRYLRPAESKEKRNVAMLTTKQGQLHFVTTQNITSGMELTYWADSQSSAWTRKNKIDKTNCGGCNLNFAHPIYYRLHCCIFHDTNYSLTIRKYHCKICGAAVLGKDNIMKHAAELHGGRGAYQCQYCKKFFLRLNYLEMHRTYGCAQNPQRSRPLCDFCGRKFCQPQKLKVHIKRMHSDMSEVLREFQCKLCLKLLGSRAALQRHMKEVHHKDVVAAATCDRCGKMFQNKSNLKIHMLTHSGVKPFKCKENSCKAAFTTKQCLQFHYKKVHGLTEEMMPKIERSVAYTFDAYSGGLVEDMPCGRTSHASRRNSQDNSNSLPSLDDCSSESSLKVETVANPAQNAIIDSFQSGANATIKYKTEKQEPLVPIPSPQTTASLSSGLDTTTMESVRTEVDLYGTSRVQSKGSKKWLGEFNPPPTSDIAVHLPPVSAPSSDVYDFEDSRKDGSGEKVIARATASSLVMDSNKLGLSVYRRTESANASLLVEAALDAAERDIGAVSSPILEDNDREANLYSISSQLQSPQMPQSRSPNHLDSYIQQQEELISPAPTPDDRHTPPSHLHVDYHLHRPVDYINASRTHNIEQYLHHEELPRVSSPNYIHMQQEDLVSPSATPNPRYQDVHHHHHQVPTDNLSSDEGDSVAQNLSLSVKEKALQLDLSTSYKYDSLGEQDFARERSNFEPLMLNSGELQGLDMSARGFHHSFSAQVQNTRYHHHHLYDIGERQTVDLSRTSSYSMSSPPPPPPPYPSHSDVLRVVSLDLTPGGRHSVDLSLSRSHHLHGSGTRVITSPQPAGSAATHVVPDAGEGRILSPPPPPPGYNPSYPVSPAPYHPPRPGYHHYPGYY, encoded by the exons ATGCCGAAGAAGGGCACGCGGCATGTGAGGGAGCCGGGGAATACGAGAAGCGTccggcagcagcagcagcagcagcacgGAAGCTGCATCGCGCTGCCCggcacgacgacgacgacgacgacgacgatcgTTCCGGAGATTGTGGCCGAGCACTTTCGCAGCGTACATATCGGCGTGACAAACGGCAAGCGTTGGCAATCGCTGAAGGAACGTCTGGGTCTGAGTACGGACGAGGATGTCGCGGTGTACTTGCTGGATCTCGCCGATTCCGTCGCCACCGTCACTAG gcAAGACGGTAAATGCAATGGGGCGGAGAATTGGAAGACAAGGGGTTCAGATCAGGGCAAGGATGACGATGAAGAAGCTGTCAAGATTGAAGCCGCTGACGAGGAAGAGGAAAAGGAGGAGCCTGTTCGCAGAAGTTCGCGGAAGCAAGATCCCGTGTCGAATGCGGTCGAGATACATTCTTCTGCCGGGACGATAAGTGAGAGCGTGTCATCGCATGTGCTGAACGACGCGATCAAGTTACACGTGCGACGTAGTTCGAGATCTAAGCATCATAAGAATAAGACAAAACATCACAAGGACAAGCGAAAGAAACGGCGACATTCGAAGAACGGCACCGAGGACGGCGCCCCCATCGGACTGAATGCATCCGAATGCACGAATGAAAACACGTTGGACGTACAGAACTGTACTTCGCTAGAAAGCAAAGACTTGGACAATTGCGAGACGACGGTAGTCAGTGAATTAGACACTAAATTAAAACTAGACGTAAGCTTCGGAATCAATACAAAAGACGTTGAATCCGTTACGACGAAGACTGAGCACATAGATaatgtaagatttataaatgatgTAAATAATACGACGAATAACGATGTCAGATGCGACGGGAAAGAAGCTATCGAGGTAGCCGGCGAGTCGGCAAAGGATACCTCGGAGGATGATAGAATTACAGTCGCCAAGTTGCATTTTAATGATGCAGCGGCGTCGTCATCCCTTCCGAAACGCGAGTGTAAAGCCGAGGATTTAAACGAGGacgtagaatatttattaaatccaGTATCCAATATCAACGATACCGTAGAGGCACAAGCTGCGGACGCACTCGAGAAGACTTCAAAATCTCAAAACAAGACTAGCGCGGCACGTTACGCAGAATCGCAGGGATACGAGGATGCAACTTTCTATGACGCGTCACAGAAGGATGACGAATCAAAGGACGCGGAAGATCGTAAGCAGAAGAAGAAGCGGAAACGACCGCGTCACGATCAACAAGTTGGAAAGAATTCCGCGAAGGGTACCTCCGAGAATAACGCTCCGGGCGAGACGGCGGTATTCAAGCACCGGCGAAAGAAGCACAAACACACCAACGAGCACAAAACCAAGAAACACCATGACGTACGAAAGGCTCCGCAGGACGGTATCGTTCAGGAGGAGGCGCAGGATGGGTATACGCCTGAAGTCGAGCTGCCGTCATCGACGGTAGGCCCTGGAAAAATCGCTGACAGTACCGATGGTGTAATATCGGAGCCACAGAGACTGGCGATCAAAATTAAGCTCTGTCAGGAATGCGAAGTTCCTCATTTGCAGGATGTGTGTCCCTTTACGGAACCGCTGCACACGATAGTCGACGCGATCATGTACGAGGAGTGGCTGAATAAGCACAAGCAGAACACAGAAGTAATGAAGGTCGTCAAATCGGAAGACCCGATGTCGGAGGGTTACGGTCGATTAGCGGACGATGGCTTCGAGTCGGACGATGACCCGCTGGCAACCAGCGAATGCAAGACCAAATCGAAAGTACAGCGAGAGGAGAAACAGTTGCTGGTGGACGCTGATCGACCGTTGTACGCAAGGGACTCTCTGCCGGATTGTCTCGAGCTAAAGATCGCAAACTCCGATCACGGTCTCAGCATCTACGCCAAGAATTCGATCCCGATACGCGCCAAATTAGGCCCACTCGTCGGCACGTCGGTCAAAGAAATGGATATTCCAGATGATTTCTCCATGCGTCATATTTGGGAg aTAGATAATAATGGGAAAAGTGTATATATCAGTACTACAGATCCGTTAAAAAGTAACTGGATTCGGTACCTCAGACCGGCTGAGTCGAAGGAGAAGAGAAACGTTGCAATGCTTACGACAAAACAAGGTCAGCTGCATTTTGTTACGACCCAGAATATTACATCGGGGATGGAGCTCACTTATTGGGCAGACTCGCAATCCTCCGCCTGGacgagaaagaataaaattgacaaaacaA ATTGCGGAGGATGTAATCTCAATTTTGCACACCCGATATATTACCGATTGCACTGTTGCATCTTTCACGACACAAATTATAGTTTAACCATAAGAAAATATCATTGCaag ATTTGTGGCGCCGCAGTTCTCGGCAAGGATAATATCATGAAACACGCGGCAGAATTGCATGGAGGTCGCGGCGCATATCAGTgtcaatattgcaaaaaattctttttaagacTGAATTATTTGGAAATGCATAGGACTTATGGATGCGCACAGAATCCACAACGATCGCGGCCACTGTGCGACTTTTGCGGTCGCAAATTTTGTCAGCCGCAAAAACTAAAAGTACACATCAAAAGGATGCACAGCG ATATGTCCGAAGTGCTCAGGGaatttcaatgtaaattatGCTTAAAACTATTGGGCTCTCGCGCGGCTCTGCAACGTCATATGAAAGAAGTTCATCACAAAGACGTCGTCGCCGCAGCCACATGCGATCGATGCGGAAAGATGTTCCAGAACAAAAGCAACTTGAAGATACACATGCTGACTCACAGCGGCGTGAAACCGTTCAA GTGCAAAGAGAATAGTTGTAAGGCGGCTTTTACCACAAAACAATGTTTGCAATTTCACTATAAGAAAGTGCACGGTCTTACGGAAGAAATGATGCCCAAGATTGAAAGATCCGTAGCATATACCTTTGATGCTTATAGTGGTGGCCTCGTCGAAGACATGCCTTGCGGAAGAACCAGTCATGCTAGCAGAAGAAATTCACAG GATAACAGCAACAGTTTACCGTCCTTGGACGATTGCAGCTCGGAGAGTAGCTTAAAGGTTGAGACAGTGGCGAATCCCGCTCAAAATGCCATTATAGATTCATTCCAGAGTGGAGCGAACGCTACGATCAAGTATAAGACGGAGAAACAGGAGCCCCTGGTTCCAATTCCCTCGCCACAAACGACCGCATCTTTATCCAGCGGACTCGACACAACGACGATGGAAAGCGTGCGGACGGAGGTCGATCTGTACGGCACGTCGAGAGTGCAGAGCAAGGGTAGCAAAAAGTGGCTAGGCGAATTTAATCCGCCGCCTACGTCCGATATCGCCGTTCATTTACCGCCGGTGTCGGCGCCGTCTTCCGATGTGTACGATTTTGAGGATAGTAGAAAGGACGGTAGCGGTGAGAAAGTGATCGCGCGCGCGACGGCGTCGAGTCTGGTGATGGACAGCAATAAACTGGGCTTGAGCGTATATCGTAGAACGGAAAGCGCAAACGCAAGTCTGCTGGTAGAGGCAGCCTTGGACGCCGCCGAGAGAGATATAGGAGCAGTGTCCAGCCCAATCCTAGAAGACAATGATCGCGAAGCTAATCTGTATTCCATCTCGAGCCAGTTGCAGTCACCGCAGATGCCGCAATCGCGGTCGCCGAATCATCTGGACTCGTATATCCAGCAGCAGGAGGAACTCATATCACCCGCGCCGACTCCGGATGATCGACACACTCCTCCTAGTCATTTACACGTGGATTATCATCTGCACCGACCGGTCGATTACATCAACGCTTCGAGAACACACAACATCGAACAGTATCTGCATCACGAGGAGCTTCCACGCGTTTCTTCGCCAAATTACATTCACATGCAGCAAGAAGACTTGGTGTCGCCATCGGCCACTCCGAATCCACGTTACCAGGATGtgcatcatcatcatcatcaggTGCCAACGGATAATCTGTCGAGCGACGAGGGCGATTCGGTGGCGCAGAATCTCAGCTTGTCCGTGAAGGAGAAGGCGTTGCAATTGGACTTGTCAACATCTTATAAATACGACTCGCTGGGCGAACAGGATTTTGCCCGTGAAAGATCCAACTTTGAACCGTTGATGCTCAACAGCGGCGAGCTGCAGGGTCTGGATATGTCAGCTCGGGGTTTCCATCATAGTTTCAGCGCCCAGGTGCAAAATACACGCTACCATCATCACCATCTGTATGACATTGGCGAGCGACAGACCGTCGACCTGAGCAGAACGAGTAGTTACTCCATGTCGTCACccccgccgccaccgccgccttATCCGTCACACAGCGACGTTCTGCGAGTAGTCAGTCTAGATCTCACCCCAGGCGGTCGACACAGCGTTGATCTGAGCCTCTCTAGGTCGCATCATTTGCACGGATCCGGCACTCGCGTCATTACTAGCCCGCAACCGGCCGGCTCGGCTGCGACGCACGTAGTACCTGATGCCGGTGAAGGTAGAATATTGTCTCCGCCTCCACCTCCACCAGGTTATAATCCTAGTTATCCTGTGAGTCCGGCCCCGTATCATCCTCCGAGACCTGGATACCATCATTATCCTGGTTATTATTGA